The window AGAAGGCACAATCGACGCGGCTCGAGGACATCGTCATCGACGGCGGCGGCGCATCGATCAAGGGATCGCTGGAAGTCGATCAGAACGGCGACCTTGTCGGCGTGAATTTCCCGACCTATGCGCCATCGGAAGGCGACAAGACGTCATTGAAGGCGGAGCGCGGTCCGGACGGTGTGCTCAAGGTGACGATGCGCGGCGATGTGTTCGATGGCCGCGGCTTCCTGAAGTCCGCAATCTCGGGCAAGGATTCAGATCCCAAGAGCAAGACAAAAAACATCGATTTCGATATCGACCTGAAGCTTGGTGCCGTCGCCGGCTTCTACGGCGAGGCGGTGCGCAGTGTCGATGCGAAAATCTCGCGGCGTAGCGGCATCATCAAAACCTTTACGCTCAGCGGCAAGCTGGGGCGTGACACGCCGCTGACCGGCGATATGCGTGGCCGCGCGCAGGGGCAGGGCCGCGACGTTATCTATATCGAGACCAACGACGCCGGCGCTTTCTTCAGGGTCACCGACACCTACGCAAAGATGACCGGCGGCCAGCTCGCGCTGGCGATGGACCCGCCGACCACGGATACGCGCGCCAAGGAAGGCCTGGTCAACGTCCGCGACTTCACCATCAAGGGGGAGCCCGCGCTCGATCGCGTAGCCGCGGGCGGACCTGTCGGCTCGCAGAACGGCATCGCCTTTTCCCGCCTGCGTGCGGAATTCACCCGACAGAATGGCCAGCTCACGATCCGGGAAGGTGTGGTCAAAGGTCCGTCGATTGGCGCCACCATTGAAGGCAGTATCGATTACCCCGGCAACCAGGTGCGGATGAGCGGCACCTTCGTGCCGATGTATGGGCTGAACAACATGTTCGGCCAGATCCCGATCGTCGGCCTGTTTCTCGGCGGTGGCAGCAATGAGGGCTTGATCGGCGTTACCTATGAAGTCGTCGGCACGCCCGGCGCCCCGGTGCTGCGCGTCAACCCGATCTCGGCGATGGCGCCCGGCGTGCTGCGCAAGATCTTTGAATTCGGTACCGGCAAGCAGAACAACCCGGTCGAATTCCCGAGTTCGCCGAACAACAACTGATCTGCACAACGTTAAGTGCGAAACAGGCGCGGTCATTGCTGATCGCGCCTGTTTCGTAATGCGTTAGAGGTCTGAGCGTTTAGGCAGCGCGGACGCCGGCCAGGAAGGTGTTGACTTCGCCGGAGAGCTGCTCGGCCTGTTTGGACAGACCGGACGCCGCACTCAGCACCATGCTGGCGGCGCCGCCGGTCTCGTGGGCTGCCGCGCTGACGCCGCCGATATTGGTGGTGACCTCCTGGGTCGCCTGGGCCGTCTGCGTGACGTTGCGGGCGATCTCGGCGGTCGCCGCACCCTGTTCCTCGATGGCGGAGCCGATCGTGGTGGCGATAGCGCTGACTTCCTCGATCGTGGCGGTGATGCCCTGGATCGCGTCGACAGCCTCCTTGGTGGCGTTTTGGATCTGCGCGATCCGGGTGCTGATCTCCTTGGTCGCGTCGGCAGTCTGGCCCGCGAGGCTCTTCACCTCGGAAGCCACCACTGCGAAACCACGGCCGGCATCGCCGGCCCGTGCAGCTTCAATCGTCGCATTGAGCGCGAGCAAATTGGTTTGGCCCGCGATGCTCGATATCAGTTCGACCACGTGCTCGATCTGCTGGGCGCCATCGGCCAGCGCGCGAACAATGGTGTCGGTGCGGCGTGCGCTGTCCACGGCATGGCTGGTGATCTTGGCGGACTGCGCGACCTGGCGGCTGATCTCGATGATCGAGGAGGACAGCTCCTCCGCCGCTGCGGCGACCGTCTGCACGCGGGTGCTGGCTTCGGACGCGGCGGTGCTCACGATCGTCGCCTGGTCGTTGGTGCGTTCGGCGGTGCCTGTCATCGATTGCGCGGTGGCTTCCAGCTCGGTGGAGCCGGATGCCATCAGTCCGACCAGTTGGCCGACGGAGGCGTCGAAGCGGTTTGCAAGGCCGATCAAGGCCTCGCGCTTCTCGGTCTCGCTGAGCTGCTTCAGGGTCGCCTGTTCGGCTTCGAGGGTACGGGCGGTCAGCGAGGTCTGCCGCAGCATTTCCAGGGTTTCGGCCATGCGGCCGATCTCATCGCCGCGTTCGGTTTCCTCGACCTTCACGTCAAGCGATCCGGTAGCGATGCTGTGCATGCGGTTTTGCTGGCGCTTCAGCGCACCGAGCACGTCGCGAGCGATCAGCCAGGACAGCAGCGCCATCAAGGCCAGCACACCGGCGCCAAGCGCACCGAGTTTCATCAGCAATGCATTCACGTCGGCGTCGAGATCGTCGATATAAAGGCCTGTGCTAAAGGTAATTTCCCAGGGAGCGTAATAGCGCGCATAGACCATCTTCGCGGTCGGCACGGTCTGGCCGGGACGGGGGTAGAGATAATAGGTTGTGCCGCCATTGGCGCTCTGGTGGCCGGCGTCGATGATCGCCTTCGAGATCAGCACGCCGTTGGAATCCTTGGCGCCGGTGAACTTGTCCTCGAGAGTCGGATTTCCGGCATTCACCAGCAACACGCCATCAGGGCGGTAAGCGACCAGGTAGCCTTGCTTGTTGCCGAATGACATGCCCTTGGCGCGGCGGCGGTATTGCATCTGTGCGTCGGCGAGCGTGATTTTCCCCGCTGCGATTTCTTCCTGCAGAGTCTCCGCCATGCCGACCATCATGTCGACGGCCGTATGAAGCTGCTCCATGCGGTCCTGTTGCATGCGCTTCTGGCTGAGTGAGGCCGAGAATGCGATGATCGCGCAGACGGAGGCGGCTGATACCAGCACCATGCTGGCGAGCTTGGTGCGAATCGAGAAGCGGCTAAGCAGACTCATCTTGACCTCTGATCAGAGAAATTCCACCACTCAAGTACCAGCAACCTGCTTACCAATCGTGAATAATGGGTGGCTCATCTAAAAGTAGCATCAGCCATGCAGGCATAAGTGCCCATGGGACGCGGCTTTCAGGCGGCGCAGCTGCGACAATTCAGCCCAGTCGATCGAAACCCGGGTTCATCGCCGCAGCGCCGGCACCACGAGAAACGGAATCATGCCCAGCAGCACGCTGACCAGCGCGAAGGCGATCAGCGGATTGTAGCTGTGGGTCCAGTCGTGCAGCAGGCCGCCGCTCCATGAGCCGAACGCCGAGCCCAGCCCGCTGCCGATCGTGATGGTGCCGTAGATGGTACCAACGCGTTCGCCGCGAAAGATCTTCATTGCGGTGGCCGTGAGCAAAGGACCGCGCGAGCCGATCATGCTGCCGAAGCAGATCACGAATCCGGTCAGTAGCCAGTAGTTCGGATACCATTGCAGCAGCCACAGCATGACGATGCCGACGATCGACAGCGCGTAGCTGAACAGCACCGACGGCCGCCGCCCGATGATGCCGTCGAGCCAGCTGACGCCAAGCATGCCGAACAGCAACACCACGCCGCTGAAGCCCCAGGCGGTTGCCGATTGCAGTGGCGGGAAGCCGGCGTCGATCAGATAGGCGACCACCTGCGGCGAGATCGCGTACATCCCGATCGCCGTGAAGAAAAACGTCGAGAACAGCGCCCAGAAGGCGTGGTGCCGCATCGCGCTGAGCAGCGTCCAGCCTTCATCGGCAAGGTCGTGCGCCTCGGGCTTTTCCAGATGCTCGGAGCCACTCGAAAACAATCGCCATGGCAATACCAGGAGCGGCACCAGCAGTGCCAGTACGAGCCAGCCGAACGACTGGTACGCGCCGCGCCAGCCGAAATGATCGATCAGGATCTGCGCGATCGGCAACATGACCAGCACGCCGGCGCCGGTCGCCGAATAGACCACGGCCATCGCGGTCGGCAGCCGCTTGCCGAACCAGCGCCCGAGCAGGATCGAGTTCGGTACATTGCCGATGCAGGCAATGCCGAAACCGAGGCCGACGCCGATGCTCAGTTGAAACTGCCAGAGTTTTTGCGCATAGGCGGCAGCAAGGAAGGCGCCGCCGAGCAGAGCCATGCCCGTAACGAACACCGCGCGCGGGCCGGAGCGATCGAACAGGCGGCCGACCAGCGGCGAGGCGAGGCCGACGCAAAGTGCTGTCAGCGAATAGATCGAAACGACATCGCCGCGATCCCAGCCGAACGATTGCGAAATCGGCAACAGGAAGACCGTAAAGCTTTCCTGCAGGCCGCGGCCGAGCACCGACAGCGTGAAGCAGACGCCGAGAACGGCGAGCCCGGTGCGCTGGGCGGTTTTGGGATCCATCGGGCGACTCTTCACGGCGTTTGCGAAAGACTCCGATCATGGAGCGCGTTTCGCAGGCGATGAACAGTGGCGCTAGACGAATACGGCTATGCAGGCCGTAACAGGATGTGTTTCTTCTTGCCCAGCGACAGCTTGATCACGCCTTCCGGCGTCAGCAGCGCCGGTGTCAGCGTCATCTTCTCGTCGGTGACGGCGACATCGTTGATGCGCAACCCGCCACCCTTGATCTGGCGTCGCGCTTCGCCGTTCGATGTAACAAAACCAGCGGTGACGAACATTCCCAGCACGCCGATGCCGGCGGAAAGTTCGGCCTGCGGAATATCGATGGTCGGCAAGCTCTCCGAGATCGCGCCTTCCTCGAAGGTCTTGCGTGCGGTTTCGGTCGCCGCGATTGCTGCATCGCGGCCGTGAACGATGGCGGTGGCTTCGGTGGCGAGGATCTTCTTGGCCTCGTTGATTTCCGCACCGCCCAGTGCCGCGAGTTTTGCGATTTCATCGAGCGGCAGGCGCGTGAAGAGCTTGAGAAACTTTCCGACGTCGTCATCCTCGGTGTTGCGGAAATACTGCCAGAAATCATACGGGCTGAAGAGGTCGCCGTTGAGCCACACCGCCCCCTTGGCGGTTTTGCCCATCTTGGCGCCCGACGCCGTGGTGAGCAGCGGGGTGGTCAGCGCGTACAGCTGCGGCCCGCCCATGCGATGGCTGAGATCGACGCCGTTGATGATGTTGCCCCACTGGTCGGAGCCGCCCATCTGCAGCGTGCAGCCGTAGCGCCGGTTGAGCTCGACGAAGTCGTAGCCCTGCATGATCATGTAGTTGAATTCGAGGAACGACAGCGACTGGTCGCGGTCGAGCCGCAGCTTCACGCTATCGAAAGCCAGCATCCGGTTGACGGAGAAATGCCGCCCGACATCGCGCAGAAATTCGACATAGTTCAGCTTCAGCAGCCAGTCCGCATTGTTGACCATCAGCGCGTCGGTCGGTGCGTCGCCATAGGTGAGCATGCGCGCGAAGATTTTCTTGATGCCTTCGATGTTGCTGGCGATGGTTTCCTGGGTCAGCAGCTGGCGCTGGTCGTCGCGGAATGAGGGGTCGCCGACCATCGAGGTGCCGCCGCCCATCAGGGTGATCGGGCGGTGCCCGGTTTCCTGGAACCAGTGCAGCATGGTCACCGAAATCAGATTGCCGATATGCAGGCTGGTCGCGGTGGCGTCATAGCCGACATAGGCGGTAACCGGCCCCTTGCTGCAGGCCGCATCCAGCGCTTCCGGGTCGGAAATCTGATGGATGAAGCCGCGGTTCTGCAGCACGTTCAGGAAATCAGATTTGAATGCGGTCATCGGTATGCGACTCGGGTCAGGATTCTTTTACGCTGTCGCAACGGATTGGCAGCATGGTGGGGATCGCCCCCTGCCATCCCTGCGTGCCGTGTGGCATTATAAGATCGGGCTGTTCGACACAAGTTGGACCTGAAAGGTGCTCTGGACGTGCCGACAATGCTGACCGCGATCGGGCTGATGAGCGGAACCTCGCTGGACGGGGTCGACGTCGCCTTGATCGAAACCGATGGCCGGCAGGTGCGGGCGTTCGGCCCCTCCGGCTACCGGCCCTATTCCGAGCCCGAGCGGGGGCTGCTGCGCCAGGCGCTGGCCGAGGCGGTGCACCTGTCGCAGCGTGAGGACCGGCCGGGCATTCTGGCCGAGGCCGAGCGCGTCGTCACTATGGCCCATGCCGAGGCCGTGGCGTCATTTACCGCGCAAAACCACATCGCCCGCGAAAACGTCGATATCGTGGGCTTCCACGGCCAGACCGTGCTGCATCGCCCGGCCGAGCGGTTGACGGTGCAGATCGGCGACGCGCTGGCGCTGGCCCGCGCCATCCATATTCCGGTGATGCACGATTTTCGCGCTGCCGACGTCGCCGCCGGCGGGCAGGGCGCCCCCTTTGTGCCGGTCTACCATCGCGCGCTGGCGCAGGCGCTGGGCCGCGACGGACCGATCGCCGTGGTCAATATCGGCGGCGTCTCCAACATCACCTATATCGATGGCGCCGACGGGCTGATCGCCTGCGACACCGGTCCGGGCAATGCGCTGCTCGACGATTTCATGTTCCGCTCCACCGGCCAGCCGTTCGACTGCGAAGGCCGGCTGGCGGCGGAGGGCCATGTCGATAACGCCTGGGTGGCGCGTGGCCTGCAGCATCCGTTTTTTGCGCTGCCGCCGCCAAAATCGCTGGACCGCAATGATTTTGCAGCATTGGTGCTGCGCAACATGCCGGCAGCCGACGGTGCAGCGACGCTGACCGCATTCACGGCCGCGGCGATCGCCAGCATCACGCCGCTGCTGCCAACATCGCCGAAGAGCTGGATCGTCACCGGCGGTGGCGCCCGCAATCTGACCATGCTGCGGATGCTGCGCGAAAAACTGGCACCGGCGACGGTGGAAGCCGCCGACGCGCTGGGCTGGTCCGCCGACGCCATGGAGGCGCAGGCATTCGGGTTTCTGGCGGCGCGCGGCCTGAGGGGCCTGCCGCTGAGCTATCCCGCCACCACGGGGGTGCCGATCCCGATGACCGGCGGGATCGTCGCTCGGCCGGATTGAAGATTGTTGCGGGTGGGTTTGCGAGGGCGCAGTGCGTTGCGCTCTCTCAGAGCTCGGCGGCCAGCCTCTTCGCCGTCCGCTGGAATTTCTCGCGGAGCAAAGACAGCTTTGCGTTGACGTCATCCAGGGAATGGCCTTCGAGATCGCAGAAGATCGATTTCTTCGCCGGCTCCTGTGCGGCCAGCAGCTTGCCGATTTCCTTGGAGGCCTTGCCGGTCAGGGACATCAGGACGACGCGTGCGTCCTCGGCGGAGTTGGCGCGACGCAGGAAGCCGAGCTTTTCGAGGTTTTTGCTTTGCTGCGTGACGAAGGAGGGATCGGCATGCAGCTTCGCCGAAACGCCGCTCACCGAGATGCCGTTGCCGCGGTCAAGATCCCGGATCGCCATCAGGATCATCCACTGGTGGACGTTGACGCCGAGCATCTGGGCCCACGCAAAACTGATCTCCTCGAAGAAATTGCTGATGGAGAGGATATTCCAGAGAAACTCGTCAAACGCGTCGCGCTGACTCGCCGTGATTCCACCAACCGCCCTTGGCTTCTGCGGTTTGGAAGCCGCTGCTCCGTCGATCGAGGGTTTGCGCCTAACGGCCATGTTTTCTGCACCTAACACATTTGCGTTACCATATTGCGGGGGAAATCTGATGACAAGATCATGACATGCGACAAAACGTGTTGCTGGGAAAACACAGCCGCACTCTGTTCTTAAGCAGGTAAAAATAAGGCATTGTAAAAGCCTAATTTAGCGTACCAAGTGGCGCCGGTTTCATCAGGGGCAATCTGATGGGCCGCCTGAAGGTTTCCAACGCTGGCGCGATCGGTTGCGGCACTCACCGCAGCGAACGCGCAGCATGGGAGCCCGGGTCAAGAGGACCAAAATCCACCCCATCCGGTCCGCTTTTGCACACAACTTGGAGGTTACATGACTACGATAAAGGGCCTAATTCTCGGCTCGGCGGCGAGCCTTCTCGCCATGGGCGCAGCCCAGGCAGCCGATCTTCCCGTCAAGGCCAAAGCGGTCGAATACGTGAAGGTCTGCTCGCTGTACGGTGCCGGCTTCTACTATATTCCGGGCACCGACACCTGCATCAAGATCGGTGGCGCGATCCGTTTGGACGCCACATTCAACGGCACCTTGTACGACGCGCCATACTGGCAGGGCGGCACTGGCGGCAACAACCTGTGGACCAAGGATTACTTCACGACCCGCGAGCGCTTCAACCTGACCACCGATACGCGCACCGCCTCGGAATACGGCGTCGTCCGTACCTATTCGAACGTCCAGATGGATTTCTCGCAGAATCGTGAAGCCATCTCCGGCGGTTTCATCGAAGTCGATTTCGCCTTCATCCAGTTCGCCGGTTTCACCCTCGGTAAGGCTGTTTCGCAGTTCGACCCGCAGTGGGCGCTGACCAAGCCGACGATTTCGTCGGGTCTCCCGATGGGTTCGCACAACACAACCGGTATTCCGCAGTTGGCCTACACCGCCAGCTTCGGCAACGGCGTGTCGGGCACGATCTCGCTTGAGAACGCCTCGCCCTATCGCAACGCCGGCCTCTACAACACCGCTAACGCCATCGTTGCTCCGGGCGCTGCAATGTTCCTGCAGAACGCCTACGGCGGCGCAGGCGCCAGCTCCGGCAACACCTTCCTGGGCAACTCCCAGGCGGGCAACCACATTCCTGACATCGTCGGCAACATTCGCCTCGATCAGGCCTGGGGTTCGCTGCACTTCGCCGCGGCGATGCATGAAGTCTCCGGCGGCTTCTACGGCGCGAACGAGACCACCGGTCATCCGGAAGATGCTTACGGCTTCGCGGTCAGCGGTGCGGTCGAGTTCAAGACCCTGCCGACCGGCTCTGGCGACAGCCTGAAGATCGAAGCAGCCTATGCCAAGGGCGCAGCCAAATATATCTTCGGCGGCACCAACGACAGCAATGGCGGCGGTCGCTATGCCAAGTTCGACGGCAACAGCCTCGCCTTCGGCTACGTGCTGGATGGCGTGTTCGCCACCGGCGGTTCGATCCAGCAGAGCAATGCCTGGGAAGTCAGCGCGTTCTACGAGCACTACTGGAACCCGAACTGGCGTACGTCACTGTTCGGCAACTACAGCCACATCTCGTACGGCGACAGCGGCAACGCGCTGCTGTTCGCAGCGTTCGGCGCAGGTGGCAAGCTGAGCACCAGCACCTCCACGGCAACGACCACCGCGGGCACGCTGGCCGCAACCGGCAATTTCGATCTGGGCCTCGCCTCGGTCGGGACCAAGACCTCCTGGACCCCGGTCAAGAACCTGACCCTGTCGGCCGAGTTCATCTACACCCGCATGGACCAGAACCTGAACGGCACCTACACCGGCACCGCTTCCGGCAAGGCGCTCCAGACCTACACGCTCAAGGACCAGAACCTCTACAACGGCTCTGTCCAAATTCTGCGCTCGTTCTAACCAGGCTCCCGTACAGGGACCTGAAACGTCGAACGTAGATCTCCAGAACCCTTCGGCCATGCCCCGGCCGAAGGGTTTTTCTGTTTGAAGGGGTTTCGGTACGGCGCTTGCGCGACCGGCATGTAGGGTAGGCAAAGGCGCACTTGCGTCGTGCCCACCGCACTTTCATCCAAGTGTCTTCATCCAGGCGTCTTTCCCTGCCTTCACCTGACTACGTCCAGCCATTGAAGGCAGAGCCCCGTAGTAGGCCCGGACAGTGCCCCTCGGCCTCCCGGGCTCGTGCTTGCGAGGCACTTGTGCAGGCGCCGCACCCTGGCGGGTCGGGTTGCCCCTTTCGGCGCTCTGTCCCACTTCAGGATCGCCTCTAGAAGCGCCCCTCATGAACAGGACGGATATGGATCCTATCTTTATAGGAATATTATCAAGGCATCTGGCGCAAAATCTCTATTCCATGCAATTGCATTCATCTTGACAAAATCATGCAAGTGCATCTATCTCGGTGATGTCGAACGGAACAACAGGGATACTGCGATGACGCAAAATCTGAAACTGATCAGCCACAAGCTTTGTCCCTACGTGCAGCGCGCAGCGATTGCGCTGGCGGAGAAGGGCGTTCCGTTCGAGCGGATCGACATCGATCTCGCCAACAAGCCTGGGTGGTTCCTGGCGATTTCACCGCTCGGCAAGGTGCCGTTGTTGCAGGTCACCACCGATAAGGGCGAAGCGGTGCTCTTCGAGAGCAACGTCATCTGCGAGTATATCGATGAGGCGTTCGGCGGGCCGAAGCTGCATCCGCAGGATGCGCTGGAACGTGCGCAGCATCGCGCCTGGATGGAATTCGGCTCGTCGATCCTCACCGAGCTGTGGGGTCTCGAAACCACGACCGATTCCGCGGTGTTCGAAACCAAGCGTGCCGCGGTCGCTGCAAAATTCGCGCGTGTTGAGACCGCGCTTGGGGCGGGGCCGTATTTTGCCGGCGCGGCATTCAGTCTGGTCGATGCGGTCTTCGCGCCGATCTTCCGCTATTTTGACGTGTTCGATCGGCTCAGCGATCTCCGCATTTTCGCTGACACGCCGAAGCTGCGGGCCTGGCGCACGCAGCTCGCGCTGCGTCCGAGCGTGAGGAGTGCGGTGCCTTCGGATTATCCGGAACTGCTCTACGCCTTCCTCGTGCGCTACGACGCGCATCTGCTGAAGCTCGCGGCGTAACGCGCGATCCGTCTAGCGTACGTTGGCGAGGCGCATGTCGAGATAGCCGGTGACCGATTCCATCAGCGGCTGCAGCTTGCCGTCGAAGAAGTGGTTGGCGCCGGGGATGATGTGCTGGTCGATGACGATGCCCTTCTGGGTCTTCAGCTTTTCGACCAGCGTGTTGACGTCCTTCGGCGGCACTACCGCATCCTTCTCGCCATGCACGATCAGGCCCGAGGACGGGCAGGGCGCCAGGAACGAGAAGTCATAAAGATTGGCCGGCGGCGCGATCGAAATGAAACCTTCGACTTCGGGACGGCGCATCAAGAGCTGCATGCCGATCCAGGCGCCGAACGAGAAGCCAGCGACCCAGCAGGCACGGGCTTCGGGATTGATGGTCTGCGCCCAGTCCAGCGCCGCCGCCGCATCGGACAATTCGCCGGTGCCGTGATCGAACGAGCCCTGGCTGCGGCCGACGCCGCGGAAATTGAATCGCAGCACCGAGAAGCCTCGATGCACGAAGGCGTAGTAGCACTGGTAGATGATCTGGTGATTCATGGTGCCGGCGAACTGCGGATGCGGATGCAGCACCATCGCGATCGGGGCATTCTTCTGCTTGGCCGGGTGATAGCGGCCTTCGATGCGGCCTGCGGGACCGGTGAAAATGACTTCGGGCATGGGTGATCCTTGGTAAATCAACCGACTTCGCGCAGGGTTCGGCGGGTTGGGGCTCGGGGAGCCCTGCGTCAAAA is drawn from Nitrobacteraceae bacterium AZCC 2146 and contains these coding sequences:
- a CDS encoding methyl-accepting chemotaxis protein (product_source=KO:K03406; cath_funfam=1.10.287.950,3.30.450.20; cog=COG0840; ko=KO:K03406; pfam=PF00015,PF00672,PF17200; smart=SM00283,SM00304,SM01049; superfamily=58104; transmembrane_helix_parts=Outside_1_12,TMhelix_13_35,Inside_36_189,TMhelix_190_212,Outside_213_564); protein product: MSLLSRFSIRTKLASMVLVSAASVCAIIAFSASLSQKRMQQDRMEQLHTAVDMMVGMAETLQEEIAAGKITLADAQMQYRRRAKGMSFGNKQGYLVAYRPDGVLLVNAGNPTLEDKFTGAKDSNGVLISKAIIDAGHQSANGGTTYYLYPRPGQTVPTAKMVYARYYAPWEITFSTGLYIDDLDADVNALLMKLGALGAGVLALMALLSWLIARDVLGALKRQQNRMHSIATGSLDVKVEETERGDEIGRMAETLEMLRQTSLTARTLEAEQATLKQLSETEKREALIGLANRFDASVGQLVGLMASGSTELEATAQSMTGTAERTNDQATIVSTAASEASTRVQTVAAAAEELSSSIIEISRQVAQSAKITSHAVDSARRTDTIVRALADGAQQIEHVVELISSIAGQTNLLALNATIEAARAGDAGRGFAVVASEVKSLAGQTADATKEISTRIAQIQNATKEAVDAIQGITATIEEVSAIATTIGSAIEEQGAATAEIARNVTQTAQATQEVTTNIGGVSAAAHETGGAASMVLSAASGLSKQAEQLSGEVNTFLAGVRAA
- a CDS encoding MFS family permease (product_source=COG0477; cath_funfam=1.20.1250.20; cog=COG0477; pfam=PF07690; superfamily=103473; transmembrane_helix_parts=Inside_1_11,TMhelix_12_34,Outside_35_48,TMhelix_49_71,Inside_72_77,TMhelix_78_95,Outside_96_104,TMhelix_105_127,Inside_128_138,TMhelix_139_161,Outside_162_170,TMhelix_171_193,Inside_194_222,TMhelix_223_245,Outside_246_259,TMhelix_260_282,Inside_283_288,TMhelix_289_306,Outside_307_310,TMhelix_311_333,Inside_334_345,TMhelix_346_365,Outside_366_379,TMhelix_380_402,Inside_403_404), coding for MDPKTAQRTGLAVLGVCFTLSVLGRGLQESFTVFLLPISQSFGWDRGDVVSIYSLTALCVGLASPLVGRLFDRSGPRAVFVTGMALLGGAFLAAAYAQKLWQFQLSIGVGLGFGIACIGNVPNSILLGRWFGKRLPTAMAVVYSATGAGVLVMLPIAQILIDHFGWRGAYQSFGWLVLALLVPLLVLPWRLFSSGSEHLEKPEAHDLADEGWTLLSAMRHHAFWALFSTFFFTAIGMYAISPQVVAYLIDAGFPPLQSATAWGFSGVVLLFGMLGVSWLDGIIGRRPSVLFSYALSIVGIVMLWLLQWYPNYWLLTGFVICFGSMIGSRGPLLTATAMKIFRGERVGTIYGTITIGSGLGSAFGSWSGGLLHDWTHSYNPLIAFALVSVLLGMIPFLVVPALRR
- a CDS encoding tyrosyl-tRNA synthetase (product_source=KO:K01866; cath_funfam=1.10.240.10,3.10.290.10,3.40.50.620; cog=COG0162; ko=KO:K01866; pfam=PF00579; smart=SM00363; superfamily=52374,55174; tigrfam=TIGR00234); amino-acid sequence: MTAFKSDFLNVLQNRGFIHQISDPEALDAACSKGPVTAYVGYDATATSLHIGNLISVTMLHWFQETGHRPITLMGGGTSMVGDPSFRDDQRQLLTQETIASNIEGIKKIFARMLTYGDAPTDALMVNNADWLLKLNYVEFLRDVGRHFSVNRMLAFDSVKLRLDRDQSLSFLEFNYMIMQGYDFVELNRRYGCTLQMGGSDQWGNIINGVDLSHRMGGPQLYALTTPLLTTASGAKMGKTAKGAVWLNGDLFSPYDFWQYFRNTEDDDVGKFLKLFTRLPLDEIAKLAALGGAEINEAKKILATEATAIVHGRDAAIAATETARKTFEEGAISESLPTIDIPQAELSAGIGVLGMFVTAGFVTSNGEARRQIKGGGLRINDVAVTDEKMTLTPALLTPEGVIKLSLGKKKHILLRPA
- a CDS encoding anhydro-N-acetylmuramic acid kinase (product_source=KO:K09001; cath_funfam=3.30.420.40; cog=COG2377; ko=KO:K09001; pfam=PF03702; superfamily=53067), with the protein product MPTMLTAIGLMSGTSLDGVDVALIETDGRQVRAFGPSGYRPYSEPERGLLRQALAEAVHLSQREDRPGILAEAERVVTMAHAEAVASFTAQNHIARENVDIVGFHGQTVLHRPAERLTVQIGDALALARAIHIPVMHDFRAADVAAGGQGAPFVPVYHRALAQALGRDGPIAVVNIGGVSNITYIDGADGLIACDTGPGNALLDDFMFRSTGQPFDCEGRLAAEGHVDNAWVARGLQHPFFALPPPKSLDRNDFAALVLRNMPAADGAATLTAFTAAAIASITPLLPTSPKSWIVTGGGARNLTMLRMLREKLAPATVEAADALGWSADAMEAQAFGFLAARGLRGLPLSYPATTGVPIPMTGGIVARPD
- a CDS encoding DNA-binding MarR family transcriptional regulator (product_source=COG1846; cath_funfam=1.10.10.10; cog=COG1846; ko=KO:K23775; pfam=PF12802; smart=SM00347; superfamily=46785) → MAVRRKPSIDGAAASKPQKPRAVGGITASQRDAFDEFLWNILSISNFFEEISFAWAQMLGVNVHQWMILMAIRDLDRGNGISVSGVSAKLHADPSFVTQQSKNLEKLGFLRRANSAEDARVVLMSLTGKASKEIGKLLAAQEPAKKSIFCDLEGHSLDDVNAKLSLLREKFQRTAKRLAAEL
- a CDS encoding hypothetical protein (product_source=Hypo-rule applied; cleavage_site_network=SignalP-noTM; pfam=PF02530; superfamily=56935); amino-acid sequence: MTTIKGLILGSAASLLAMGAAQAADLPVKAKAVEYVKVCSLYGAGFYYIPGTDTCIKIGGAIRLDATFNGTLYDAPYWQGGTGGNNLWTKDYFTTRERFNLTTDTRTASEYGVVRTYSNVQMDFSQNREAISGGFIEVDFAFIQFAGFTLGKAVSQFDPQWALTKPTISSGLPMGSHNTTGIPQLAYTASFGNGVSGTISLENASPYRNAGLYNTANAIVAPGAAMFLQNAYGGAGASSGNTFLGNSQAGNHIPDIVGNIRLDQAWGSLHFAAAMHEVSGGFYGANETTGHPEDAYGFAVSGAVEFKTLPTGSGDSLKIEAAYAKGAAKYIFGGTNDSNGGGRYAKFDGNSLAFGYVLDGVFATGGSIQQSNAWEVSAFYEHYWNPNWRTSLFGNYSHISYGDSGNALLFAAFGAGGKLSTSTSTATTTAGTLAATGNFDLGLASVGTKTSWTPVKNLTLSAEFIYTRMDQNLNGTYTGTASGKALQTYTLKDQNLYNGSVQILRSF
- a CDS encoding glutathione S-transferase (product_source=KO:K00799; cath_funfam=1.20.1050.10,3.40.30.10; cog=COG0625; ko=KO:K00799; pfam=PF13410,PF13417; superfamily=47616,52833) translates to MTQNLKLISHKLCPYVQRAAIALAEKGVPFERIDIDLANKPGWFLAISPLGKVPLLQVTTDKGEAVLFESNVICEYIDEAFGGPKLHPQDALERAQHRAWMEFGSSILTELWGLETTTDSAVFETKRAAVAAKFARVETALGAGPYFAGAAFSLVDAVFAPIFRYFDVFDRLSDLRIFADTPKLRAWRTQLALRPSVRSAVPSDYPELLYAFLVRYDAHLLKLAA